In Eschrichtius robustus isolate mEscRob2 chromosome 11, mEscRob2.pri, whole genome shotgun sequence, the following proteins share a genomic window:
- the UEVLD gene encoding ubiquitin-conjugating enzyme E2 variant 3 isoform X6, with amino-acid sequence MRRQFTQPDCKPLHAFCFPYETQLRYQYKFRDLTMEELKNVNMFFPHFRYSMDTYVFKDSSQKNLLNFTGTIPVMYQGNTYNIPIRLWILDSHPFAPPICFLKPTANMGISVGKHVDTQGRIYLPYLQNWSHPKSVIVGLIKEMIAKFQEELPLYSLSSSDEAQQVDLLAYIAKITEGVSDINSKNWANHENKTVNKITVVGSGELGIACTLAISAKGIADRLVLLDLSEGTKGVMMDLDIFNLPNVEISKDLSASAHSKVVIFTVNSLGSSQSYLDVVQSNVDMFRAFVAALGHYSPHGILLVASQPVEIMTYVTWKLSAFPANRVIGIGCNLDSQRLQYIITNVLKAQTSGREVWVIGEQGEDKVFQRQMTVTAWRRNYMTYKTL; translated from the exons ATGAGGAGGCAGTTCACTCAACCTGACTGCAAACCTTTGCATGCTTTCTGTTTTCCCTATGAAACCCAGCTGCGGTACCAG tacAAGTTCAGGGATCTAACTATGGAAGAACTGAAGAATGTAAATATGTTTTTCCCACATTTCAGATATTCCATGGATACCTATG ttttcaaaGATAGTTCCCAGAAAAACCTGCTGAATTTCACTGGCACTATTCCTGTGATGTATCAGG gtaatacatataacataccaATTCGTTTGTGGATTTTGGATTCTCACCCTTTTGCTCCCCCCATTTGCTTCTTAAAGCCAACTGCAAACATGGGAATCTCAGTTGGAAAACATGTGGATACTCAAGGCAGAATATACTTGCCCTATCTCCAAAACTGGAGCCAT CCTAAATCTGTCATTGTTGGATTAATTAAAGAAATGATTGCCAAGTTTCAAGAAGAACTTCCCCTGTATTCTCTATCATCATCTGATGAGGCACAGCAGGTAGACTTGCTAGCCTATATTGCAAAAATCACTGAAG GTGTCTCAGATATAAATTCAAAGAACTGGGCAAATCATGAGAATAAAACAGTCAATAAAATTACCGTGGTTGGCAGTGGAGAACTGGGAATTGCCTGCACATTAGCAATTTCAGCAAAG GGCATTGCAGACAGACTGGTCCTCTTAGACCTCTCAGAAGGGACTAAAGGAGTGATGATGGACcttgacatattcaacctgcctAATGTGGAGATCAGCAAAG aTTTGTCTGCCTCTGCTCATTCCAAGGTGGTGATCTTCACAGTCAACTCTCTGGGTAGTTCTCAGTCCTACCTCGATGTGGTGCAGAGCAATGTGGATATGTTCAGAGCCTTTGTTGCAGCTCTGGGACATTATAGTCCACATGGCATCCTGCTCGTTGCATCTCAACCAG TGGAAATCATGACCTATGTGACGTGGAAACTGAGTGCATTTCCTGCAAATCGAGTGATTGGAATTGGTTGCAATCTGGATTCACAGAGATTACAATATATTATTACAAATGTTTTGAAGGCACAGACTTCAGGAAGAGAAGTATGGGTTATCGGTGAGCAGGGAGAAGACAAAG
- the UEVLD gene encoding ubiquitin-conjugating enzyme E2 variant 3 isoform X7, giving the protein MRRQFTQPDCKPLHAFCFPYETQLRYQYKFRDLTMEELKNVNMFFPHFRYSMDTYVFKDSSQKNLLNFTGTIPVMYQGNTYNIPIRLWILDSHPFAPPICFLKPTANMGISVGKHVDTQGRIYLPYLQNWSHPKSVIVGLIKEMIAKFQEELPLYSLSSSDEAQQVDLLAYIAKITEGVSDINSKNWANHENKTVNKITVVGSGELGIACTLAISAKGIADRLVLLDLSEGTKGVMMDLDIFNLPNVEISKDLSASAHSKVVIFTVNSLGSSQSYLDVVQSNVDMFRAFVAALGHYSPHGILLVASQPVEIMTYVTWKLSAFPANRVIGIGCNLDSQRLQYIITNVLKAQTSGREVWVIGEQGEDKASSSAILTSILC; this is encoded by the exons ATGAGGAGGCAGTTCACTCAACCTGACTGCAAACCTTTGCATGCTTTCTGTTTTCCCTATGAAACCCAGCTGCGGTACCAG tacAAGTTCAGGGATCTAACTATGGAAGAACTGAAGAATGTAAATATGTTTTTCCCACATTTCAGATATTCCATGGATACCTATG ttttcaaaGATAGTTCCCAGAAAAACCTGCTGAATTTCACTGGCACTATTCCTGTGATGTATCAGG gtaatacatataacataccaATTCGTTTGTGGATTTTGGATTCTCACCCTTTTGCTCCCCCCATTTGCTTCTTAAAGCCAACTGCAAACATGGGAATCTCAGTTGGAAAACATGTGGATACTCAAGGCAGAATATACTTGCCCTATCTCCAAAACTGGAGCCAT CCTAAATCTGTCATTGTTGGATTAATTAAAGAAATGATTGCCAAGTTTCAAGAAGAACTTCCCCTGTATTCTCTATCATCATCTGATGAGGCACAGCAGGTAGACTTGCTAGCCTATATTGCAAAAATCACTGAAG GTGTCTCAGATATAAATTCAAAGAACTGGGCAAATCATGAGAATAAAACAGTCAATAAAATTACCGTGGTTGGCAGTGGAGAACTGGGAATTGCCTGCACATTAGCAATTTCAGCAAAG GGCATTGCAGACAGACTGGTCCTCTTAGACCTCTCAGAAGGGACTAAAGGAGTGATGATGGACcttgacatattcaacctgcctAATGTGGAGATCAGCAAAG aTTTGTCTGCCTCTGCTCATTCCAAGGTGGTGATCTTCACAGTCAACTCTCTGGGTAGTTCTCAGTCCTACCTCGATGTGGTGCAGAGCAATGTGGATATGTTCAGAGCCTTTGTTGCAGCTCTGGGACATTATAGTCCACATGGCATCCTGCTCGTTGCATCTCAACCAG TGGAAATCATGACCTATGTGACGTGGAAACTGAGTGCATTTCCTGCAAATCGAGTGATTGGAATTGGTTGCAATCTGGATTCACAGAGATTACAATATATTATTACAAATGTTTTGAAGGCACAGACTTCAGGAAGAGAAGTATGGGTTATCGGTGAGCAGGGAGAAGACAAAG